From the Solanum pennellii chromosome 4, SPENNV200 genome, one window contains:
- the LOC107015871 gene encoding protein DETOXIFICATION 16-like isoform X1, whose translation MEGLQVPLLLNQETSHDFDNTTTIIEEIKRQLRLAVPLIAVNILQYCLQVISIMFVGHLGELSLSGASMATSFASVTGFSVLLGMGSALETLCGQAYGAKQYHMLGIYTQRAMLVLLSLSIVLLLIWFNTSTILIACGQDRDISNEAGQFNRWMIPGLFAYGILQCLNRFLQTQNIVMPMMLTSGFTALLHILICWLFVFKIGLGSKGAALANAISYWINVFLLAGYVKFSPACRKTWTGFSKEALDDILDFIKLAIPSAVMICFEYWSFEMVVLLSGLLPNPKLETSVLSISLNTCWMVYMVSVGLGGAISTRVSNELGAGRPQGARLALHVVVIVAISVGLIIATTTILVRFVWGKLYSNEEEVIKYVAKILPLLALSDFLDGFQCVLSGAARGCGWQKLCAFINLGAYYVVGLPSSVLFAFVFDTGGMGLWMGIICALLVQNVALIAINICTNWDKEARKAVNRVQGCGLNM comes from the exons atggaAGGTCTACAAGTTCCATTATTGTTAAATCAAGAAACAAGCCATGATTTTGATAATACTACTACAATTATTGAAGAAATTAAGAGGCAATTAAGACTTGCTGTACCTCTAATAGCAGTTAATATTCTGCAATATTGTCTTCAAGTTATTAGCATCATGTTTGTTGGTCATTTGGGTGAATTGTCTCTCTCTGGTGCTTCTATGGCTACTTCTTTTGCTTCAGTCACTGGATTCAGTGTTTTG TTAGGAATGGGAAGTGCACTGGAAACACTATGTGGGCAAGCGTATGGAGCTAAGCAATACCATATGCTTGGCATTTACACACAAAGAGCAATGCTCGTTCTTCTTTCGTTGAGCATTGTGCTTTTACTGATATGGTTCAACACCAGCACAATTCTCATTGCTTGTGGTCAAGACCGTGATATATCAAACGAAGCAGGACAATTCAATCGATGGATGATCCCAGGCCTTTTCGCGTATGGCATCCTTCAATGCCTCAACAGATTTCTACAGACTCAAAATATAGTGATGCCCATGATGTTGACTTCTGGTTTCACGGCTTTGTTACACATTCTTATATGTTGGCTTTTCGTGTTCAAGATTGGTCTCGGAAGCAAGGGAGCTGCTTTGGCTAATGCCATTTCGTATTGGATTAACGTGTTTTTATTAGCTGGTTATGTTAAATTTTCCCCGGCTTGTAGAAAAACTTGGACTGGTTTTTCGAAGGAAGCTTTGGACGACATTCTGGATTTTATCAAGCTTGCCATTCCTTCAGCTGTTATGATTTG TTTTGAATATTGGTCATTCGAGATGGTTGTTCTGTTATCTGGCCTTCTCCCCAATCCTAAATTAGAGACATCAGTGTTATCGATAAG TCTCAATACTTGTTGGATGGTGTACATGGTTTCAGTTGGACTTGGTGGTGCTATAAG CACAAGAGTTTCAAATGAATTGGGGGCTGGTCGTCCACAAGGAGCACGATTAGCTTTACATGTTGTCGTAATTGTGGCCATATCAGTAGGATTGATAATCGCGACCACCACCATTTTGGTTCGTTTTGTGTGGGGGAAACTATACAGCAACGAAGAAGAAGTGATCAAATACGTTGCCAAGATTTTGCCTCTGCTTGCTTTATCTGATTTCTTGGATGGCTTCCAATGTGTGCTTTCAG GGGCTGCTAGAGGATGTGGATGGCAAAAACTCTGTGCATTTATCAATCTTGGAGCTTATTATGTTGTGGGATTACCTTCTTCTGTTCTCTTTGCATTCGTTTTCGATACTGGAGGCATG GGACTATGGATGGGGATCATTTGTGCATTGCTAGTGCAAAATGTGGCGCTTATCGCGATAAATATATGCACTAATTGGGATAAGGAG GCCAGAAAAGCTGTAAATAGAGTTCAAGGCTGTGGATTAAATATGTGA
- the LOC107017929 gene encoding vacuolar-sorting protein BRO1-like yields MAAPSSMTAKTANVMLTIPEKKTVSLDLYRPLRNYIVYNYSEREAQNLEDDLQTLKQFRSDIERGPNESSLPARRDLLQNYYKALCAVESRFPISPDHDHINSVTFTWYDAFKNKLKAAQQNIYLEKAAVLFNLGAVHSQMGLGFDRSSVEGRRQGSHSFIAAAGAFAFLRDNVAMKASMGSSNTVDVSVECAGMLERLMLAQAQECVFENSIAKGNTPGVCAKISRQVGLFYEEALAALNVAPLNQHFDKAWLAHVQLKASLFYAEACYRYSLELHDKEEIAEEIARLKSGVNALSEARKTSPRGAPQQLLDAITKLEASSNLNLEKAIKENDRVYLMRVPPASSLPPLAAFSLVKPMQMNDILDASKEKMFSSLVPDNSTKALSRYTEMVDDVIRTQAEKLQQGSELARVRLREMDLPDSILALEGNLSLPAALKEDVEAVQICGGPAGLDAEMQQLRDLKRVNQELLVQTEELLQKEATEDTQFRTQFGTRWTRPQSTTLTKNLQDRLNRFAANLKQAAESDARIERSVRDHAALMSILDCRPIESALPTLARPILSLDATEDAIVGALKQSLRQLETLGAQRAGLEDMLKEMKRKDDILPKLMTFTGSQEDLFRKEIAKYDHLCEEISQNLEAQEQLLLQIQAQNDEFASIFNLEDYKVSRERIYKQIEAAIMKYQEIKENINEGLKFYVTLQEAITNVKQQCSDFVMTRNMQCREMIEDVQRQISGLSFQDNKSSSGYTYPSVGHAHQPPRSNPQIPTETGHIPNPSRPHQAPTYQPPPQQPTVSGYSQTSPPYSSPQPPAPPAQQPTMSGYTRTSPPYSSPQPPYGFPGQGQPYSHPQPHPQYQQQPPPSHEYGQPAYPGWRGPYYNAPPQQPGALPQPPYTAPSPYPHPPPHQSGYYRQ; encoded by the exons ATGGCAGCACCGTCGTCAATGACGGCGAAAACAGCCAACGTCATGCTAACAATCCCTGAGAAGAAAACTGTATCTCTAGATCTCTACCGTCCACTCAGAAACTACATAGTCTACAATTACTCTGAACGCGAAGCTCAAAATCTCGAAGATGATCTTCAAACGCTTAAGCAATTCCGTTCCGATATCGAACGTGGCCCTAATGAGTCATCTCTTCCTGCTCGCCGTGATCTTTTGCAGAATTACTATAAAGCCCTTTGTGCTGTTGAGTCTCGTTTCCCTATCTCACCTGATCATGACCATATTAATTCTGTTACATTTACTTGGTATGATGCTTTCAAGAACAAGCTCAAAGCTGCTCAGCAGAACATCTATTTAG AAAAAGCTGCAGTTTTGTTCAATCTGGGGGCAGTGCACAGTCAGATGGGATTGGGTTTTGATCGTTCATCAGTTGAGGGGAGAAGACAGGGATCACATTCTTTTATTGCTGCTGCTGGGGCATTTGCCTTTTTGAGAGACAATGTGGCAATGAAAGCATCAATGGGTAGCTCCAACACTGTTGATGTCTCTGTCGAATGTGCTGGGATGCTGGAAAGACTCATGTTGGCTCAGGCTCAGGAGTGTGTTTTTGAGAATAGCATTGCCAAGGGAAATACTCCTGGTGTCTGTGCAAAGATTTCAAGACAG GTTGGATTGTTTTATGAGGAAGCTTTGGCAGCATTAAATGTTGCACCTCTGAACCAGCACTTTGACAAGGCTTGGCTAGCTCATGTTCAGCTTAAGGCATCACTGTTTTATGCTGAGGCCTGCTACAGGTACAGTCTAGAGCTCCATGACAAAGAAGAAATAGCAGAGGAAATTGCAAGGTTGAAGAGTGGTGTTAATGCCTTGTCTGAGGCAAGAAAAACATCTCCAAGGGGAGCACCGCAGCAGCTCTTGGATGCAATTACTAAGCTAGAAGCTAGTTCAAATCTAAACTTGGAGAAGGCTATTAAGGAAAACGACAGAGTCTACCTCATGAGGGTTCCACCAGCCAGTTCTCTGCCACCACTTGCAGCATTTTCCTTGGTCAAGCCTATGCAGATGAATGATATTCTGGATGCAAGCAAAGAGAAGATGTTTTCCAGTCTTGTCCCAGACAACAGTACAAAAGCTCTTTCTAGGTACACTGAAATGGTTGATGATGTCATCAGGACTCAAGCCGAGAAGTTACAACAGGGGAGTGAGCTAGCTCGAGTGAGACTCAGAGAAATGGACTTGCCTGATTCTATTCTGGCCTTGGAGGGAAATTTATCACTACCTGCGGCTTTAAAAGAAGATGTAGAGGCGGTGCAAATTTGTGGTGGTCCAGCTGGTTTGGATGCTGAGATGCAGCAACTCAGAGATCTGAAGAGGGTGAACCAGGAGTTGCTGGTCCAAACAGAGGAGCTTTTGCAAAAAGAAGCAACGGAAGATACACAGTTTAGAACTCAATTCGGAACCCGATGGACAAGGCCTCAATCTACTACCTTAACAAAAAACCTGCAGGACAGGTTAAACAGGTTTGCAGCAAACCTGAAGCAAGCTGCAGAAAGTGATGCTAGGATTGAGCGATCAGTTAGGGATCATGCAGCACTCATGTCAATCCTTGACTGCCGTCCA ATCGAATCTGCTCTTCCAACCTTGGCAAGACCAATCTTGTCTTTGGACGCCACTGAAGATGCCATTGTGGGAGCCCTGAAGCAGAGCCTG AGGCAACTGGAAACTCTTGGTGCTCAGCGTGCCGGTCTGGAAGATATGCTGAAAGAGATGAAGAGGAAG GATGATATACTTCCAAAATTGATGACATTCACGGGCTCCCAGGAGGATCTTTTCAGGAAGGAGATAGCAAAATATGATCATCTTTGTGAAGAAATTTCTCAAAACCTCGAGGCACAAGAACAGTTGCTTCTGCAAATTCAG GCTCAAAATGATGAGTTTGCTTCTATTTTCAATCTTGAAGACTATAAAG TTTCCCGCGAGAGAATCTATAAGCAAATTGAAGCTGCCATTATGAAATATCAAGAAATCAAGGAAAATATCAATGAGGGATTGAAGTTTTATGTAACCCTTCAG GAGGCGATCACTAATGTGAAACAGCAATGTAGTGATTTTGTGATGACAAGAAACATGCAGTGCCGAGAAATGATTGAAGATGTACAGAGGCAGATCTCAGGTCTCAGTTTCCAGGATAATAAGAGTTCAAGTGGGTATACTTATCCTTCAGTCGGGCATGCTCATCAGCCTCCAAGATCCAATCCCCAGATACCAACCGAAACTGGACATATACCCAATCCTTCTCGACCACACCAGGCTCCTACGTACcagcctcctcctcagcaaccTACAGTGTCGGGATATAGTCAAACTTCTCCTCCTTATAGTTCTCCACAACCGCCTGCACCCCCTGCTCAGCAACCAACAATGTCTGGATATACTCGAACCTCTCCTCCTTATAGTTCTCCACAACCACCTTACGGTTTTCCAGGTCAAGGTCAACCATATTCGCATCCACAGCCGCATCCTCAATATCAACAACAACCTCCACCTAGCCACGAGTACGGCCAACCTGCATATCCTGGTTGGAGGGGTCCATACTATAATGCACCTCCACAGCAACCCGGAGCTCTGCCTCAGCCTCCTTACACAGCCCCCTCTCCATATCCTCATCCTCCTCCCCATCAGAGTGGCTATTACAGGCAATGA
- the LOC107017712 gene encoding ATP synthase subunit beta, mitochondrial, giving the protein MASRRLIASLLRSSAQRGAGSGGGPISRSSVANSIARPASRASPKGFLLNRAVQYATSAAAPASKPSTPPKSSGSEASGKITDEFTGAGAIGKVCQVIGAVVDVRFDDGLPPILTALEVLDNQIRLVLEVAQHLGENMVRTIAMDGTEGLVRGQRVLNTGSPITVPVGRSTLGRIMNVIGEAIDERGPITTDHFLPIHREAPAFVEQATEQQILVTGIKVVDLLAPYQRGGKIGLFGGAGVGKTVLIMELINNVAKAHGGFSVFAGVGERTREGNDLYREMIESGVIKLGEKQSESKCALVYGQMNEPPGARARVGLTGLTVAEHFRDAEGQDVLLFIDNIFRFTQANSEVSALLGRIPSAVGYQPTLATDLGGLQERITTTKKGSITSVQAIYVPADDLTDPAPATTFAHLDATTVLSRQISELGIYPAVDPLDSTSRMLSPHILGEDHYNTARGVQKVLQNYKNLQDIIAILGMDELSEDDKMTVARARKIQRFLSQPFHVAEVFTGAPGKYVDLKESINSFQGVLDGKYDDLSEQSFYMVGGIDEVIAKAEKIAKESAA; this is encoded by the exons ATGGCTTCCCGGAGGCTTATCGCCTCTCTCCTCCGTTCGTCGGCTCAACGTGGTGCCGGCAGCGGTGGTGGTCCAATTTCCCGATCATCAGTAGCAAACTCTATTGCTAGACCTGCTTCACGCGCATCCCCTAAAGGATTCCTCTTAAACCGTGCTGTACAGTACGCTACCTCTGCAGCAGCTCCGGCGTCTAAGCCATCAACACCGCCGAAGTCATCTGGTAGTGAAGCTAGTGGAAAAATTACAGATGAGTTTACAGGTGCTGGTGCGATCGGGAAGGTTTGTCAGGTTATTGGTGCTGTGGTGGATGTGAGATTTGATGATGGATTGCCTCCAATTCTTACTGCTCTTGAGGTGTTGGATAATCAGATCCGACTTGTGCTTGAGGTTGCTCAGCATTTGGGTGAGAATATGGTTAGGACTATTGCTATGGATGGTACTGAAGGACTTGTTCGTGGTCAACGTGTGCTTAATACTGGTTCTCCTATCACC GTTCCTGTCGGTCGATCCACCCTTGGCCGTATCATGAATGTCATTGGAGAGGCAATTGATGAGAGAGGCCCAATTA CAACCGATCACTTTTTGCCAATCCATCGTGAAGCTCCTGCCTTTGTTGAGCAAGCCACTGAACAACAAATTCTTGTCACTGGTATTAAG GTTGTTGATCTTCTTGCACCATACCAAAGAGGAGGGAAAATTGGTCTGTTTGGTGGTGCTGGTGTTGGCAAAACTGTGCTTATTATGGAGCTTATTAACAATGTTGCCAAAGCACATG GTGGTTTCTCTGTTTTTGCTGGTGTTGGTGAACGAACTCGAGAGGGTAATGATTTGTACCGAGAAATGATTGAAAGTGGTGTCATCAAGCTAGGCGAGAAGCAA AGTGAAAGCAAGTGTGCCCTTGTATACGGTCAAATGAATGAGCCCCCGGGTGCTCGTGCACGTGTTGGACTTACTGGTTTGACAGTGGCTGAGCACTTCCGAGATGCCGAGGGGCAGGATGTGCTTCTCTTTATTGACAATATTTTCAGGTTTACTCAG GCTAACTCAGAAGTGTCTGCTTTGCTTGGTCGTATCCCATCTGCTGTGGGTTATCAACCAACTTTGGCTACGGATCTTGGAGGTCTTCAAGAACGTATCACCACGACCAAGAAAGGTTCTATTACATCCGTCCAAGCTATTTATGTGCCTGCTGATGACTTGACAGATCCTGCTCCTGCTACAACCTTTGCTCACTTGGATGCCACAACTGTCTTGTCCCGTCAG ATTTCTGAGCTTGGTATCTATCCTGCCGTCGATCCACTTGATTCTACATCGCGTATGCTCTCACCTCACATTTTGGGAGAGGATCATTACAATACTGCCCGTGGAGTGCAGAAAGTTCTTCAAAATTACAAGAATCTTCAAGATATTATTGCCATTTTAGGTATGGATGAGCTTAGTGAAGATGATAAGATGACTGTTGCCCGTGCACGTAAAATCCAAAGGTTCCTCAGTCAGCCTTTCCACGTTGCTGAAGTTTTCACTGGTGCCCCTGGAAAGTATGTCGACTTGAAGGAGAGCATCAACAGTTTCCAG GGAGTATTGGATGGCAAATACGATGACCTTTCAGAGCAATCGTTTTATATGGTTGGTGGTATCGATGAGGTCATTGCCAAGGCAGAGAAGATTGCAAAGGAATCTGCAGCCTAG
- the LOC107016401 gene encoding GDSL esterase/lipase 6, with amino-acid sequence MERVKKIQFIFVSSFLVINSIISCVLGFNVPSIFIFGDSIFDAGNNHYNKNCTAQADFPPYGSNFFHHPTGRFTNGRTVADFISQFIGIPLQSPFLEAQLELINGSRKEYPSNGINFASAGSGVLSTTNQDLGVTPIQDQIQQFKTLVQQNHITKKQIQQSLFFFESGSNDIFSYFYPFDAPTLTPNAYVQAMLDQVTNFVDEICKLGARRIALFSLGPVGCVPARTLLPGAPIDKCYGKMNKMVKNYNMGLESLVKIVPTKYYPGSFAVFGDVYKIVQIFKANPKHYGFSDVTNACCGDGTLGGLLQCGKEGYKICAKPNEYLFWDYFHPSEHTYNLISKALWNGIHTKIRPINLKTLANMALT; translated from the exons ATGGAAAgagttaaaaaaattcaatttatttttgtttcttcttttttagtaattaatagTATTATTAGTTGTGTTTTGGGATTTAATGTtccttcaatttttatttttggtgacTCTATATTTGATGCTGGTAATAATCATTACAACAAAAATTGCACAGCACAAGCTGATTTTCCACCTTATGGTTCCAATTTTTTTCATCATCCAACTGGTAGATTTACTAATGGAAGAACTGTTGCTGATTTCATTT CTCAATTTATTGGGATTCCTTTGCAAAGCCCATTTTTGGAAGCacaacttgagttaattaatggAAGTAGAAAAGAGTATCCATCAAATGGCATTAACTTTGCTAGTGCTGGTAGTGGAGTTCTATCAACAACAAATCAAGATTTg ggagTGACACCAATTCAAGATCAAATTCAACAATTCAAAACTTTAGTCCAACAAAACCATATAACCAAAAAACAAATCCAACAATCACTCTTTTTCTTTGAGTCTGGCTCCAATGACATTTTTAGCTACTTCTATCCATTTGATGCCCCAACACTTACTCCAAATGCCTATGTTCAAGCCATGTTAGATCAAGTTACAAATTTTGTTGATGAAATTTGCAAGCTAGGGGCACGTCGAATCGCGTTGTTTTCGTTAGGCCCTGTTGGTTGTGTACCAGCTAGGACCCTCTTGCCTGGTGCACCAATTGATAAATGTTATGGAAAGATGAATAAAATGgtcaaaaattataatatggGGTTAGAGAGTTTGGTAAAAATAGTACCAACAAAGTATTATCCTGGTTCATTTGCTGTGTTTGGAGATGTGTACAAGATTGTTCAAATCTTCAAAGCCAATCCTAAACATTATG GATTTTCAGATGTGACTAATGCATGTTGTGGTGATGGAACACTTGGAGGATTATTGCAATGTGGTAAAGAAGGTTACAAGATATGTGCAAAGCCCAATGAATACTTGTTTTGGGATTATTTTCATCCATCAGAACATACTTATAATCTCATCTCAAAGGCATTGTGGAATGGAATTCATACTAAAATTAGACCTATAAATCTCAAAACACTAGCAAACATGGCCCTCACTTAA
- the LOC107015871 gene encoding protein DETOXIFICATION 16-like isoform X2, with protein MGSALETLCGQAYGAKQYHMLGIYTQRAMLVLLSLSIVLLLIWFNTSTILIACGQDRDISNEAGQFNRWMIPGLFAYGILQCLNRFLQTQNIVMPMMLTSGFTALLHILICWLFVFKIGLGSKGAALANAISYWINVFLLAGYVKFSPACRKTWTGFSKEALDDILDFIKLAIPSAVMICFEYWSFEMVVLLSGLLPNPKLETSVLSISLNTCWMVYMVSVGLGGAISTRVSNELGAGRPQGARLALHVVVIVAISVGLIIATTTILVRFVWGKLYSNEEEVIKYVAKILPLLALSDFLDGFQCVLSGAARGCGWQKLCAFINLGAYYVVGLPSSVLFAFVFDTGGMGLWMGIICALLVQNVALIAINICTNWDKEARKAVNRVQGCGLNM; from the exons ATGGGAAGTGCACTGGAAACACTATGTGGGCAAGCGTATGGAGCTAAGCAATACCATATGCTTGGCATTTACACACAAAGAGCAATGCTCGTTCTTCTTTCGTTGAGCATTGTGCTTTTACTGATATGGTTCAACACCAGCACAATTCTCATTGCTTGTGGTCAAGACCGTGATATATCAAACGAAGCAGGACAATTCAATCGATGGATGATCCCAGGCCTTTTCGCGTATGGCATCCTTCAATGCCTCAACAGATTTCTACAGACTCAAAATATAGTGATGCCCATGATGTTGACTTCTGGTTTCACGGCTTTGTTACACATTCTTATATGTTGGCTTTTCGTGTTCAAGATTGGTCTCGGAAGCAAGGGAGCTGCTTTGGCTAATGCCATTTCGTATTGGATTAACGTGTTTTTATTAGCTGGTTATGTTAAATTTTCCCCGGCTTGTAGAAAAACTTGGACTGGTTTTTCGAAGGAAGCTTTGGACGACATTCTGGATTTTATCAAGCTTGCCATTCCTTCAGCTGTTATGATTTG TTTTGAATATTGGTCATTCGAGATGGTTGTTCTGTTATCTGGCCTTCTCCCCAATCCTAAATTAGAGACATCAGTGTTATCGATAAG TCTCAATACTTGTTGGATGGTGTACATGGTTTCAGTTGGACTTGGTGGTGCTATAAG CACAAGAGTTTCAAATGAATTGGGGGCTGGTCGTCCACAAGGAGCACGATTAGCTTTACATGTTGTCGTAATTGTGGCCATATCAGTAGGATTGATAATCGCGACCACCACCATTTTGGTTCGTTTTGTGTGGGGGAAACTATACAGCAACGAAGAAGAAGTGATCAAATACGTTGCCAAGATTTTGCCTCTGCTTGCTTTATCTGATTTCTTGGATGGCTTCCAATGTGTGCTTTCAG GGGCTGCTAGAGGATGTGGATGGCAAAAACTCTGTGCATTTATCAATCTTGGAGCTTATTATGTTGTGGGATTACCTTCTTCTGTTCTCTTTGCATTCGTTTTCGATACTGGAGGCATG GGACTATGGATGGGGATCATTTGTGCATTGCTAGTGCAAAATGTGGCGCTTATCGCGATAAATATATGCACTAATTGGGATAAGGAG GCCAGAAAAGCTGTAAATAGAGTTCAAGGCTGTGGATTAAATATGTGA
- the LOC107017273 gene encoding uncharacterized protein LOC107017273 has protein sequence MGNFTSCPILPSIKTSKASRVVLPGGEIRQFREPIKAAEIMMEYPSNFLVDSSSLNIGRRFSALSADEDLEFGSVYIMFPMKRVNSVVTATDMTVILLAANSAAKRISGGNGRISPAMANNVAGDQDSGEVEVFPVGREMKYRLACRSRKLSLATIMEEPVSSR, from the coding sequence ATGGGAAATTTTACTTCATGCCCAATTTTACCATCAATTAAAACTTCAAAAGCATCGAGAGTTGTTCTTCCCGGAGGTGAAATCAGGCAATTTCGAGAACCGATTAAAGCAGCAGAAATCATGATGGAGTATCCAAGTAATTTTTTAGTTGATTCGAGTTCGTTGAATATCGGAAGGAGATTTTCAGCTTTATCAGCAGATGAAGATTTGGAGTTTGGTAGTGTTTATATTATGTTTCCGATGAAGAGAGTCAATTCCGTTGTGACGGCGACTGATATGACGGTGATTTTACTGGCGGCTAATTCCGCTGCGAAGAGAATTTCCGGCGGAAATGGTAGGATTTCGCCGGCGATGGCAAATAATGTTGCCGGTGATCAGGATTCAGGTGAGGTTGAGGTTTTTCCGGTGGGGAGAGAAATGAAATATCGGTTGGCGTGTAGATCGAGGAAACTGTCGTTGGCTACGATTATGGAAGAACCTGTTTCTTCTAGatga